In a single window of the uncultured Pseudodesulfovibrio sp. genome:
- a CDS encoding YigZ family protein encodes MADRYPIPAALHRVEQTIKRSRFMASLGHAPDMDTARAFVAAIKEEFPDATHNCWAFNAGPPGDTACVGLSDDGEPSGTAGKPMLSVLLHSGVGEIAVVVTRWFGGTKLGTGGLVRAYGGLVNLGLETLPLRDMVVTRRLDVSLPYPSVTLFKRMLPDFEADVVEEAFSDVAGFTVELPEERVGAFTLAVGELTGGRAEIHEK; translated from the coding sequence ATGGCCGACAGATATCCCATACCAGCCGCCCTCCATCGGGTGGAGCAGACCATCAAGCGCAGCCGGTTCATGGCCTCCCTGGGCCACGCTCCGGACATGGACACGGCCCGCGCCTTTGTTGCGGCAATCAAAGAGGAATTTCCGGACGCCACGCACAACTGCTGGGCCTTCAACGCCGGTCCGCCGGGTGATACGGCCTGCGTGGGCCTGAGTGACGACGGCGAGCCGAGCGGCACGGCGGGCAAGCCGATGCTGAGTGTCCTACTCCACTCGGGCGTGGGCGAGATCGCGGTGGTGGTCACCCGCTGGTTTGGCGGGACCAAACTCGGCACCGGCGGTCTGGTCCGGGCCTATGGCGGGCTGGTCAACCTTGGGCTGGAGACGCTGCCCCTGCGTGACATGGTCGTGACCAGACGTCTTGACGTATCCCTTCCCTATCCATCCGTGACCTTGTTCAAGAGGATGTTGCCCGATTTCGAGGCCGATGTGGTCGAGGAGGCCTTCAGTGACGTGGCCGGATTTACCGTGGAGTTGCCCGAGGAACGAGTGGGCGCATTCACGCTTGCTGTGGGCGAATTGACCGGAGGACGCGCGGAAATACACGAAAAATGA
- a CDS encoding HD domain-containing protein — MDTLILHSLHWLVDFGRSFEDRASEELRVRVRRKIMHPMRVLAHVRHIIEEERPSSELALAAEVAAILHDTGRFAQLVDRRTADDGQEYDHGEEGARILSESDVLDGLDTHWRQVVLEAVRLHNKAALPEDMDPDARMVTEMVRDADKLDAVRNSVNGLLHKELTGRAIKYGVTVHPTEVSQDTVRRTRERKLIPYSSMRWSNDFVLFLCAWVHDLHFRYAYNRLIDTGHFEQLLELLPDQGVFPELKDQLRADLHRFAREG; from the coding sequence ATGGACACTCTCATCCTTCACTCCCTCCATTGGCTTGTGGATTTCGGCCGTTCCTTTGAAGACCGTGCTTCCGAAGAACTTCGCGTCCGGGTCCGCCGCAAGATCATGCATCCCATGCGTGTGCTTGCCCATGTCCGCCACATCATAGAAGAAGAGCGTCCGTCTTCCGAGCTGGCCCTGGCTGCGGAAGTCGCGGCCATCCTGCACGATACCGGACGCTTCGCCCAACTGGTGGACCGACGGACCGCCGATGACGGGCAGGAATACGACCACGGCGAGGAGGGCGCGCGCATACTGTCCGAGTCCGATGTGCTGGACGGTCTTGATACACATTGGCGGCAGGTGGTTCTCGAAGCCGTACGTCTGCACAACAAGGCCGCCCTGCCCGAGGACATGGACCCTGACGCGCGCATGGTGACCGAAATGGTCCGGGACGCGGACAAACTGGACGCGGTACGCAACAGCGTGAACGGGTTGCTGCACAAGGAGTTGACCGGTAGGGCGATCAAATACGGCGTCACCGTGCATCCCACCGAGGTCTCTCAGGACACGGTCCGCCGGACCAGGGAGCGCAAGCTCATTCCGTACTCCTCCATGCGCTGGTCCAACGACTTCGTTCTGTTCCTCTGCGCTTGGGTCCACGACCTGCATTTCCGCTATGCCTACAACCGGCTGATCGACACCGGCCACTTCGAGCAGTTGCTGGAACTGCTTCCGGACCAGGGAGTGTTCCCGGAGCTCAAGGATCAGCTTCGCGCCGATCTCCACCGGTTTGCCCGGGAAGGCTGA
- a CDS encoding cereblon family protein, giving the protein MTCQCRTPERALREQENETPSKGEPSVDNNRGEFLDERLESADAETGGVLVCRVCHSRITRRDLGMAINGSRRHVFFNPDGLVFELGCFASARNLTPAGPETDEFTWFPGYRWQVVLCTGCSTQLGWRYVGADGGFFGLILKALMEEEQGIKS; this is encoded by the coding sequence AAACGAAACACCATCAAAGGGTGAACCGTCGGTCGACAACAACCGGGGTGAGTTTCTGGACGAGCGGTTGGAATCGGCAGATGCCGAGACCGGGGGCGTGCTCGTCTGCCGGGTGTGCCACAGCCGGATCACCCGGCGTGACCTGGGCATGGCGATCAACGGCAGCCGCCGACACGTGTTTTTCAACCCAGACGGACTGGTCTTCGAATTGGGCTGTTTCGCTTCGGCCCGAAACCTGACCCCGGCCGGGCCCGAAACCGATGAGTTCACCTGGTTTCCGGGCTACCGCTGGCAGGTGGTGCTGTGCACCGGCTGCTCCACCCAGCTCGGCTGGCGGTATGTGGGCGCCGACGGCGGGTTTTTCGGGCTCATTCTCAAGGCGCTCATGGAAGAGGAACAGGGGATTAAATCCTAG